The Nitrospinota bacterium genome includes the window CTCTATGAATTTGAGAAACCGGTGAAAAAGTTGAAAGAGAATTCTGAAAAGGAGAATAGCCTTGAGCTACTGGAGCCAAGTGAAATGTATCAGGACGCGCTCTATTCGGAGATGTCAGCCTTGATCAAAGAGCCTGTAACCCCGGTTGTGAGAGTTCCGAATACTGTCAGGGTACTTCTTCTTCCTTATAAGGATGACGAAACTGAAGGGGAGATGCTTTTCATGTACAGATACGTGTTTTTCATTCTCGAAAAGCCGTACTGGATCCTGGACGGGTATCCAAACATTAAGGATGAGTAAATACGGATGAGCATTAAATCTGTTTTAGAGAAAATTATTTTAGGAAGCGATGGCGGGTTGAAATTCAGCGACCTCATAGATTTATCTGAACGAACAAAATTGTCCGATTCACTCCCATGGATTTATTACAACGATGACGAAAGCTGTTTTCTCAATGTGGACGGATCCATAGGCGTCGGCTGGGAATGCAGTCCGCTTGCATTTGCCGGTGATCAGACAGTGAACATCCTGAAAGGGATATTCCGAGCCGGGATACCTGAAGGATCTGTATTGCAGTTCATTCTTCATGCTGACGATAACATTGATCCGCTGATCCAATCATTTAAGGAAAACAAAAATAAACGCAATAACGATCTTGTTAAAGGAATAGGAGAAAATCTTGGAGAATTTTTCAGATCTTCAGTAGCTGGATTTAAGATGCTTGGCGGAATACCGTCGCGAAATTTCAGGCTGTTTGTTTACTTGAAGATCCCAGACAGCAAAGGGTTGAGCAAAAGCGTGATGGGAGAGATAGTAAATGCCGTCTATGAATGCCTTGCTGGCGCAAATCTTGGCCCTGACAAA containing:
- a CDS encoding TraV family lipoprotein, with protein sequence MFVSTALFASACASVMNPYEGDFTCPKTHNGKCVSINEAYEESINGKKIEKPKLKSKQVSKPTQDESFLDSNGMQLYEFEKPVKKLKENSEKENSLELLEPSEMYQDALYSEMSALIKEPVTPVVRVPNTVRVLLLPYKDDETEGEMLFMYRYVFFILEKPYWILDGYPNIKDE